TTAGTCTACTTGCTTCTTAAAATTCTGAAGGGACATTAGTTGTTTGAAAGTAACAGATTGCATATGTTGATTAACCGCTGTCCAATAATTgtgtatttaattcatttattgatcTCGAAACAAGGCGAATCAAGTATCTAATTCTCATTTTTCCGAGGCTTTCCATTTGATATTAGTTTGTTGTAAAATCCATCTGAAGACTATACCGATACCCACAAATTAACTTCTGAATTAATAACTAAAAATCCATCGATAACTAATTTTCAGAAGCTTAATTGGGACATCATATTATATGTGAGTGAGATCTACCCACTGATGATAATACACTAAGATAATGCTACATTACAAAATGGATTAAGTACGAAAGCTGTTATCACTGGATTCTAACTAAGTTATCCAGTGGTTTCAAGTTCACCACAAACCAGAAAGCTCTGTGTTTGATTCTGTATTAAGTGTTCACTACTGAAAACCGCCTGAAGCATGGAGGAAATAGTTATTTAGTATTTTCTCTTTCTAAATGGTTTTACACTTAAGTTGTGACGAAAACCTGATCGAATGATAGTAACTCAGGTCATTAAAAAATATCTGTTACAGTACTGATTAATCTGTACTTGTAAGTCAAATATGCAACACTaaagtatttaaataattaaccaTTTCTACTAACTTTTCTCTCATAAtacatgtttttaaaaaaaagatacaATCTGAAACGTTTTAACCGTATTTAACCTCATAAATCCGATAATTCAACATAATAAGGATATTTTAAGGTGAAAGTTGTTTCAATACTTTTATTCACAATCAGCAAATATACGTTTTGAAGATAACTATGATATTATTAAATACGTGTAGTATTGACCTAGAAAtacattagttaaatttcatacATACATTTCTTTATAGATATTTGTATAGTGTAGTGTTCAAACAAACTTAACGACACCACATTTCCGAAGCTAGTAGAGAAAAGATATGATAACAATCTCTGAATGATCACAGTGATGAATTCTCTAGATATTCCAGCTTATTCATCATTGGTTAAATATATAGTAAAGCAAAGTGTTCTGTCTAACTTCAAAGGTATGAAGCCTAATCACTTGATATTGGTCGAAATGATAGATCACATAACTAGAACACTTTCATTTGTGTCTTTTAATTATTAGGAGCACAATATTTAGATTTATGTTCAAACtgactgttaataaacaatGCTTTGTTTTCAGGTGAAATTAATACTCAACTCTCCAAATTCTACATTGTCTCATTTCGACATCTGTTTGAATTTCCATGCTATTAACTCCCGTATTTAACTGTTTCCTATCAAAAACTGCTTTCAGATACAAGATTACGTAAGATTTATAACACTGAAAATTTTGTGATTCATGACTATCAGTAAATAAAAGTATTTGATTTATAATTGGCCtgtaaatgaaaatcaatagaactatcatcattattgattttttttaaaaatataaccttcaataatttaaaataatttacatcTATCTAATTGTTATTCACCATAAACACATTGTTTAGTTTATAGACATTGTTAGAATTGGAAAAAATCTTGTCTGATTCATTATGAAATAATGGAATCCAGGTATATTTCACCTCCAGAATGTATTTCGAAACAAATCTgctttatattaaataatattactgaatataatttaaaaagtcAAGTTAATGAAATCACTACTATTATGCCACATGATTTTACTCGATGGTTTGCTTATTCAATTCTTAATCGTATCACTTCAGAACCAAATCAGCATAATGTATActttaaatttataataatgatttcagAATATTATACAAATTTTGAAACAGTTCTATTAGAAATTTTAACAAAAgaaattgattatttaataaaattatcaaatctTAATGTTTCTAAtggtaaaatattaaaatattttggtAGATTTTTAGGTTGTTTAACAATTGCACGAGATATTCctttacaaataaatatcaaatCATTAATTTATACAACTTTGAAATATAAACCTAATTCATTAGATTATATCGTATCATTTATTTCggaattattaaaaaatataaaatatagtaATCGAATAAAACCATCCGATCCATGGGTGAATGAAATATTACAAATCATGAAAGAATTACATTATATCACTGATAAATTAACTATACAATTTGaagttgaattattatttagcTTTTTAGAATGTGATTTTAATGAATGGAAATCTGCTTATTATCTTAGACGGTTTATTGAAAATGAGAACaaggaataaaataaacaaacaatcatcTAACTAGATTGACGCTagatttgatatatatatgtaatggtCTTCTTGTCcggaatactactactactactactactactactattactattattattattattaataataataacaataataataataattattattatcaacaagtgaatacaaaaatattgattatcattttaaataatccaatgaacaattaattaatatttttgtttttgttttaatttgttgttgttttcttttcttaaagTAAATCAAATTTGTTACCCGTTTTAGGGAATATTGTTTAGAAAGATGAATTATAAAGttatatgaatttaaaaaaaaaactgcTTTATGATCATTTCACGTATTATAATAGTGAGTTATAAGTAGATAAATTACTTATTATAAACaacaatatatttagtattTGTAAGTTATAAAGCGTTAAAATATTAGGATAAAATGGATTGCAAGTTAAATTTGTACATCTAATTAAATATTGAACAGAATAAAGTGATAGGAACCTCTGAATGATCATATTTGATTATACTAGGCAGtattagatggtagttggaggcagtcaacaggaaaccctggaccagggtttcgtgctagttggcactcgtcagcaaggtttacctgtaatcttgagggaactggtgctccctggcggattcgatctcgtgtcacccagcttcatagtcagagacgttaccactgagctatccaagCCGTAGCTAACCTCCTGTagaactgagatgtaatcacaattgattgatcactggatggcgatcaatgtcattcgcgtctagtccttattagtgcagatcgaatgctatcgactagGCAGTATATTAGACGAATCCATGAAATAGTTGTCAATCGGTCTAAACTGAACTGTTGAAAAATTAATAAGTTTAAAACCGAGACACATAGTATTAATTCATTGTCTCATTATATTTGTCTACATCTTTAAAACATTATCCTACACTTGTTTATCCACCTTTTCCCTAAATCCTTTCAGTCATCATTATTAGCTTACCTATTTTTATTCTTTGACTTACTTTACTGTTACTGAAATATGAGAAGTTGAGCTGATAAACTGTACAATGGTCTTAATATTTTCAGTTTATCTTCTGATAAAAAGGAGGGGGTCTATTCTATTAAAATAGTTGATTTTTATGAACGAAGCTATCAGTAAATGTTTGAACTCTCTGCATCAGAATAGGTTGCAACGAAGTTAAAAGTAATGACACAACGTTATGTCATCAGTTCAGAAAGTTATCAACTATTGGGCTGGATCTTAATGGGAGATGAGAATTTTCTGGTAGAGCTACGTCAGATAATCGTTACATATTATTAGAGATGGTACCTGACATGGTCTAACACTGGTCTAATTGATTCAAATGTGTTTCAATTCCTGTCTTACTTAAGATTATAAATTACTTTTTGTTTTCTGGCTTTATCGATTTTTTTTTAACCTCTCTTTTCATACATACAATTCTCACTAACATCTAGCTAAGTTTATGTGGAATGTGGTGAATCTGATCGATAAACTTTTAGCATTAGTACTAAACTACCCAAGGTTAATAATCTAATGCCCAAAGATTCAACATGAAAGGTTTTGTCGCAGagtatatttcaaacacacatTACTAGTAAACCAAATCCAAGGGACCGCATATGGTACAAAGGTTGAAGGGAGTGTGTGTAAAATATTCAGTAGGTTATGGGacagaaaaacaaaaaataaaatgtacaaTCTCAAAAAGCTCAACTAAATGTTTTGAGATCCATAAAAAATAAGGCTAATAAAAATTTTGATGTTTACCACTGACTGCCTGAAATAAAAGCTGCATTTTGACGGAAATatctatttaaaaataaattgctCTGCTTGAAACCTTtgttttatattcacttggtgttgttttccttgtatcttcccactgtcATTTGGGActtcaattgattagtctcttgttgggatgcaggtacatccagctgacgagtcccgaatgggatgaaacgcgcgtcctggattctactgctagccactatccatctttgcttaaaaaacaTTGTTTTATATGATTATACTGAATGATTTGATATATCAAATTGAATTTTGTGATAATGAGGTCAAACAAGAGATTTTAAGCTATCTGTTTAAAGTCATAAAATTCAAGATCAGTTAGTTATAACGAACATGCTACCTTGCAAAGACGTACATCGAACCACATTGTCACATCCCATCAACATAGAAAGGAAAAAGTGAACGAAAAAATTAAACGTAGAAAATATGACGAGAAGGTATATTTAATCTATCAGCGCTTTtctaacaattacaaaacaaaagaTCATAGGAAATAATGAGTTTCATTTTAGTAAATTCTCAAGATACTCAGAATTAATATCACGTAAATTCTCGAGATTTTCTACCAACAGTCAGCCTCATAAAACGAACTGTGTAAATGGTAATCACTTGTAACGTTCAGAATTTGTTAGATTTGCGTCTAGCCTGAAGGTATCTTGTGTTTTGTGGGAGTGTGAGGAGCAGTACGTAAGAGAATCTGGAAGAGAAAAAACAAGAGAAAAATTGAGCTGATGACTCAGTAAGCGCATAGAATGCACctaaaattaataatgaaatcaatCGACAGCAACCATAAATAACACGAACATGAGATTAGGACAATCTGAACATCGATACTAGAAGTTGACAGAGTAATGTTTCGAATGctttaaataattttgaatcTGAAAGCACCTATTCACATCAACATGAATTAACTCCATTCTACGCATTTCGGAGTGAATTATGATGTTTTAATAGTCGTACATTTGATTTGTCTGTATGAATTGGAAAATATTAAAAGTATTCTGTTTCATTCCTACAAATTTTTATTTGCTTATGTGCTTAATTTACTTTGTGCTGTGCATTGTGCGAGTGTAAATAGAAATCCCGATCATACTATGTATTATTCTCCTCTTTACATGAATTCATCTATCATCAGGTTTAACAGATACTTGTAATCAAGGACTGGTGTGTACACGCGTCATACTTGGAGTCAGACACGTGTAGCACGTAGTTTAACAAGGCCTTGACTGCTTCTTCCAATTACAATTAATCATACAAAAAAATGTTAACTTCTGATCAAACGCATAGTTAATTCTTTAGTCAGtcaaacaaatattttacacAAATTACTCATTACTGGTTAACAAACTTTATTTTTtggtttttattatcattttaatttcattagttaATAAGCATAATTAGTAGGTTAAACGACGCAATATCAAGATGGGCTATGCTTTGTGTTTTTCGATTGCAGGAGTCAGTTATAAGAGGGCTGCAAATATACTCTTCGAAATTTTCGTATATTATCAGTCATGCACACATGAAATTTAGAGAAATGTCTGGTATGAGTAAGTAATATTTGATTGGTGCGTTGTACATATTtacttgttttatttataatttatacaaTTCCTTCATGCTTGTTTGTTGTCTCTTCTTATCTTTAACCACTGATACAAATGTTTTTACTAGATAACTTTTACGAAAAACCCGAAATTTCTTATTTTACTACTTATAAGCGATGCTATTAGTTATTCTAGTGTGTTAACATAAAAATTAAAACTGTGGTGACACAGTCATACGATTCGAGATTTTGCTACTGTGCTGATTATACATCGGACGTTTCCCCAAGAAACAACTAATGTTACATACACCTACAGACACCAAGTTCAATCATTTAGTTTCTCGTTATGTTGGTgaatatttgtagctcaggaTGAGGATGGTAGAAGTTTTGTGGTCTCTGGGCTGAATGAGTTGGTTATGGCATCTTCTAATCTGATGGTCAGATTGTCTTAATCTTATGCTTGTATCACTGTTATTGGCTATAAACTGCCTTCATTAATCAATATAAGTGAAACCTTTGTACTTTCTTAGTCATTAGTTCATTTTTTCCATATTACCCCCCTTTCTAGGTTCTCACGGACACGCTATCCTACATATTTTTCCAGCACACAGCATGCCTTCAAGCTAGAAACAAACCAACAAAGTCTAAACGTTACAAATCAGTTTACATTTTAGATTCCAAACAAACGCATAGGAATCAATTATACGCTTATGTCCACTGACCCATAAAATTTTATTCGTGAACACCAGTAGGAACAATAGAATATGACACAAacttacaggacttgttaataaaacctaacaatcataaagtcaATGCTTAATTTGctaaatgtccaccaattgtctcaaaatgactcagacttcgttgttcttgcattttcatacaaattgcatcctgtttccattctttactgttcgatcctcttgtctctccgctgccagaccttctgtttacgactaacatcatatactacttatgtcaacataagtagcacacatcacagtacTTCAAATTGATAAGAACCCAACAAAATATGACTATTCTAAGAATTCATTCCTAAAATAATCTGTAGGTAGCGACAACTCATAAATATAGTTTTGAGCGTGAATGGTATCAAAATGCATTCGGCTAATGCAGAGCATGAAATGTTATAGACATATTGAAAGGTGAACTGAATTTCGGAAATAGTTTGATAACTGCATAGATAAACTTGGGAATTTTCTATCGTTTATTTCTTCTAATTGCTGTTTATAGCATAGTTCTTAATGTAGCTATCTTATTATTTCAGTCCATTTACACATACCTGACATACCTGATAGCTTTATCACAGACATATTTTAGTGAGCGACAACAACTAGTTTCGTATTTCAAGGCCTGGAATAGCCGAAATTCATGTATTTGGTTGCATTCTTTTGTATAGTGAATAGAAAGTCTTTAAGTCATTTACAATCAACGACTGTATCAAAaaatttttcaatgaataattcttGCATTACTCAGCAATCCTGTTCATTCACTATACAGTCAAACGTTTCTCTAGTGCAAAATAACATGCTGAGAACCAACAAAAATATTCCCAAAGAAATGGAATCAAAATTTCTCTTTTTAAGAGTTAAATAGAACGATAAATATTTACACCAACAATAAAGAAGAAGTAATAATCAACCGTTTCGCTAATATACAGAAAAACGGAACCAAGTGGTTGAATTTCGATGGTTACAGTACTCTGAAGTCAGTAATCATCGACCAGCATATCATCGTAATACCAGGCAATCGTACTAAGAATTCGGTTGTGAACTCCTTTTCGAAGCATAAGAAGCATAAGATCTGCGGTAAGTCTGTAGCGGTAagtaaatccctaaaataaatagctctgtaagttttcgacattggatgctgaccacatgttttagtggacgcatctagctgaaggcgctcggtcaggcatccgcgccagatcacgtgtggtaacgctgtgctcaacatctatcgcaatcgctagccagattagatcagagaattccgatatattggtaatcgccaaatacactcttccgatctcctcgactctgtcttttgatttctctcggtgggtacaaattatattagaaggtgttgctggtaaaagcgttgtcaaacactgaatacctgcgTCATCTTCAAGTCTCTTTTGGTGCATCTTAATCTCATGGCTCCAAAATTAGTAACCCTTGTAAGCATAGTAGTTCTGACTATTTTGAAATACTCAGTAGCAAGTCTGACTATATTTCAATTGCTTCAACTACACGattgattattttgttaatgACTTACAAATCAGACATAATAGAGTTGGGAGGGATATATTGGGAAGAAGGGATACAGGTTGTATGTCAAAGGAAACTATTCAGAAAAAAATGAGGTGCATCGTAGGATAGTGGCCTAGATTGAAGTTAGAACTTGTGTAGAAAGTATGTGTGACCACTAAGATAGCCCAAGCTAGATACATGAATGTGAGTTAAATAATATAACTGTTCCTGCCGATGGGTAGGATGAGTCAGGTGATGAATCGAACTATTCTGACGGTGATCAATTTGGTTCAAGGGTTATTACTGATGAACTAGTGATTAAAAATAGTGTAGCTGAAAAATCGGCAACTTTTACAAGTTTTTGCAACCTAATGATTTTACTCCAAATATCGAAGCGGAATCTAATGGTATTCTTGTCTTACCTGTTTCTTTATAACACAAGTTGATTGATAGTGAGCAGGAGCCTGTCACTTTTATGGTATATGGAGCCGTTGTTCAACCTTCACAGACATCACATCATGAGAAACCTACGGAATATTCAAATGATGCCGTTTATCAGATCACAAATATCTTTCAAACTAT
The genomic region above belongs to Schistosoma haematobium chromosome 2, whole genome shotgun sequence and contains:
- the CNOT1_4 gene encoding CCR4-NOT transcription complex subunit 1 (EggNog:ENOG41KOG1831~COG:K) yields the protein MESRYISPPECISKQICFILNNITEYNLKSQVNEITTIMPHDFTRWFAYSILNRITSEPNQHNVYFKFIIMISEYYTNFETVLLEILTKEIDYLIKLSNLNVSNGKILKYFGRFLGCLTIARDIPLQINIKSLIYTTLKYKPNSLDYIVSFISELLKNIKYSNRIKPSDPWVNEILQIMKELHYITDKLTIQFEVELLFSFLECDFNEWKSAYYLRRFIENENKE